One region of Streptomyces rishiriensis genomic DNA includes:
- a CDS encoding MFS transporter codes for MSDALARPAAAETSAPPRSNAVVAVLALAGIVVSLMQTLVIPIVPELPKLLDASASDTAWAVTATLLAAAVATPVVGRLGDMVGKRRMLLTSIVLLVSGSVVCALADSLVPMIVGRALQGLSAAVVPLGISILRDTVTAEKLAGSTAVMSASLGVGGALGLPTAAFIADNWDWHILFWTSAALGVVSFLLVLVFVPASQNRVGGRFDLVGSLGLSAGLVSLLLAVSKGADWGWTSGTTLGLGAAAVLVLAAWGWWELRADQPLVDLRTTARPQVLFTNLASIALGFSMFAMSLVLPQLLQLPEQTGYGLGRSMLTVGLVLAPQGLVMMVMSAVSARITKAKGPKVTLMIGALIVASGYGLNIALMSEVWHLVLVSCVIGAGIGFTYGALPALIMGAVDPSQTGAANSLNTLMRSLGTSFASAIAGVILAQMTTDFGGYALPSENGFKVVMAIGAGAALAAFLLAMFIPKRKAPAGRPVVDGAEEAAPVTA; via the coding sequence ATGTCCGACGCCCTCGCCCGACCCGCTGCGGCGGAGACATCCGCTCCACCGAGGTCCAACGCCGTCGTGGCGGTGCTGGCCCTGGCCGGGATCGTCGTCTCGCTGATGCAGACGCTGGTCATCCCGATCGTCCCCGAGCTGCCCAAGCTGCTGGACGCGTCCGCCTCCGACACCGCCTGGGCGGTCACCGCCACGCTGCTCGCCGCCGCCGTCGCCACCCCGGTCGTGGGGCGGCTCGGCGACATGGTCGGCAAGCGGCGGATGCTGCTCACCAGCATCGTGCTGCTGGTGTCCGGCTCGGTGGTCTGCGCCCTCGCCGACTCGCTCGTCCCGATGATCGTCGGCCGTGCGCTCCAGGGTCTGTCGGCCGCCGTGGTGCCGCTGGGCATCAGCATCCTGCGGGACACCGTCACCGCCGAGAAGCTCGCCGGTTCGACGGCGGTGATGAGCGCATCCCTCGGCGTGGGCGGCGCGCTCGGTCTGCCCACAGCCGCCTTCATCGCGGACAACTGGGACTGGCACATCCTCTTCTGGACCTCCGCCGCCCTCGGCGTCGTCTCCTTCCTGCTCGTGCTGGTGTTCGTCCCGGCATCGCAGAACCGCGTCGGCGGCCGCTTCGACCTCGTCGGCTCGCTCGGTCTGTCCGCCGGGCTGGTCTCGCTGCTGCTGGCCGTCTCCAAGGGCGCCGACTGGGGCTGGACCTCCGGTACGACGCTGGGCCTGGGCGCCGCCGCCGTCCTGGTCCTGGCCGCCTGGGGCTGGTGGGAGCTGAGGGCCGACCAGCCGCTGGTCGACCTGCGCACCACCGCCAGGCCCCAGGTGCTCTTCACCAACCTCGCCTCGATCGCCCTCGGCTTCTCGATGTTCGCGATGTCCCTGGTCCTGCCCCAGCTGCTCCAGCTGCCCGAGCAGACCGGCTACGGCCTCGGCAGGTCGATGCTGACCGTCGGTCTGGTGCTGGCCCCGCAGGGCCTCGTCATGATGGTCATGTCCGCCGTGTCCGCCAGGATCACCAAGGCCAAGGGCCCCAAGGTGACCCTGATGATCGGCGCGCTGATCGTCGCCTCCGGCTACGGCCTGAACATCGCGCTGATGTCCGAGGTCTGGCACCTGGTCCTGGTGTCCTGCGTCATCGGCGCCGGTATCGGCTTCACGTACGGCGCGCTCCCGGCCCTGATCATGGGCGCCGTGGACCCGTCCCAGACGGGCGCGGCCAACAGCCTCAACACGCTGATGCGGTCCCTGGGCACCAGCTTCGCCAGCGCCATCGCCGGTGTGATCCTCGCCCAGATGACCACCGACTTCGGCGGCTACGCCCTTCCCTCGGAGAACGGCTTCAAGGTCGTCATGGCCATCGGCGCCGGCGCGGCCCTGGCGGCCTTCCTCCTCGCCATGTTCATCCCGAAGCGCAAGGCCCCGGCCGGGCGCCCGGTGGTGGATGGCGCCGAGGAGGCCGCCCCGGTCACGGCGTGA
- a CDS encoding metallophosphoesterase, with protein sequence MRILHLSDTHIGRVDGPDGRRVDAADSLRLLLGELRHQRDVDAVVVPGDLADDGSVAAYTTVRELIGGFARSLDAPVFYTTGNHDERSAFAKVLGSGHPDAVLAFPGAERAAVSTVGGWRLVTLDSLVPGEVYGRLGSAQLAWLREVLGSPAELGTVVAFHHPPISLDVSATQRVFGLRDPEELAEVIRGSDVRVLLTGHFHLQLFGLLAAVPVWVTPGVVNRIDLTTAPGTERAVRGASASLVELGGTTGPMFHTLHARDPRAHETVYELDEERTREVIARHG encoded by the coding sequence ATGAGAATCCTGCATCTCTCGGACACCCATATCGGCCGCGTCGACGGGCCCGACGGCCGTCGCGTCGACGCCGCCGACTCCCTGCGGCTGCTGCTCGGGGAGCTGCGTCACCAGCGGGACGTGGACGCGGTCGTCGTCCCCGGCGACCTCGCCGACGACGGTTCGGTGGCGGCGTACACGACCGTGCGGGAGCTGATCGGCGGCTTCGCGCGTTCGCTGGACGCGCCGGTCTTCTACACGACCGGCAACCACGACGAGCGGTCCGCCTTCGCCAAGGTGCTGGGCAGCGGCCACCCGGACGCCGTCCTCGCCTTCCCCGGCGCCGAGCGGGCCGCCGTCAGCACGGTGGGCGGCTGGCGGCTGGTCACCCTTGACTCGCTGGTGCCGGGGGAGGTGTACGGCCGGCTCGGGTCGGCTCAACTGGCCTGGTTGCGGGAGGTGTTGGGCAGTCCGGCCGAGCTGGGCACCGTAGTCGCCTTCCATCACCCCCCGATCAGCCTCGACGTCTCGGCGACCCAGCGGGTCTTCGGACTGCGCGACCCCGAGGAGCTGGCGGAGGTGATCCGGGGGAGTGACGTCCGCGTACTGCTCACCGGGCACTTCCATCTCCAGCTCTTCGGGCTGCTGGCCGCCGTGCCGGTGTGGGTGACGCCCGGGGTCGTCAACCGCATCGACCTGACCACCGCGCCCGGCACCGAACGGGCGGTGCGTGGGGCGTCCGCGTCCCTGGTGGAGCTGGGCGGGACGACGGGGCCGATGTTCCACACCCTGCACGCACGGGATCCGCGGGCCCACGAGACGGTCTACGAGCTGGACGAGGAGCGGACCCGGGAGGTCATCGCGCGGCACGGCTGA
- a CDS encoding NADH:flavin oxidoreductase — protein sequence MSITSPAASRAAEILSRPVSINGLTVPNRIAMAPMTRMFSPDGIPGEDVVSYYGRRAAAGVGLIVTEGTYVGHESAGQSDRVPRFHGAEQLAGWAKVAEAVHAGGGTIVPQLWHIGMVRKQGEPPYADAPAVGPSGIRVDGTEGTGKAMTQRDLDDVIGAFAEAAAAAERIGFDGVELHGAHGYLIDQFLWAGTNRRTDAYGGDAVARAKFAAEVVAAVRETVSADFPVIFRYSQWKQEVYRARLAETPEELEAILAPLAAAGVDAFHASTRRYWLPEFDGSDLNLAGWTKKLTGKPTITVGSVGLDGDFVKGFAGEGAPVKGIDDLLDRLERDEFDMVAVGRALLQDPEWAAKVLDGRLDELKPFDAAALRTLS from the coding sequence GTGAGCATCACCTCGCCCGCCGCTTCGCGCGCCGCCGAGATCCTTTCCCGCCCGGTGTCCATCAACGGACTCACCGTCCCTAACCGCATCGCCATGGCGCCCATGACGCGCATGTTCTCCCCGGACGGCATTCCCGGCGAGGACGTCGTGTCGTACTACGGCCGTCGGGCCGCCGCCGGTGTCGGACTCATCGTCACCGAAGGGACGTACGTCGGGCACGAGTCCGCGGGGCAGAGCGACCGGGTGCCGCGGTTCCACGGTGCGGAGCAGCTCGCGGGCTGGGCGAAGGTCGCGGAGGCCGTGCACGCGGGCGGCGGAACGATCGTGCCGCAGCTGTGGCACATCGGGATGGTGCGCAAGCAGGGCGAGCCGCCGTACGCGGACGCGCCCGCCGTCGGCCCCTCCGGTATCCGTGTCGACGGAACCGAGGGCACCGGCAAGGCGATGACCCAGCGTGACCTGGACGACGTCATCGGCGCGTTCGCCGAGGCCGCGGCCGCCGCCGAGCGCATCGGCTTCGACGGCGTCGAGCTGCACGGAGCCCACGGCTACCTCATCGACCAGTTCCTGTGGGCCGGCACCAACCGCCGCACCGACGCCTACGGCGGCGACGCCGTGGCCCGTGCGAAGTTCGCCGCCGAGGTCGTGGCCGCGGTGCGGGAGACCGTCTCGGCCGATTTCCCGGTCATCTTCCGCTACTCGCAGTGGAAGCAGGAGGTGTACCGGGCGCGACTCGCCGAGACGCCGGAGGAGCTGGAGGCCATCCTCGCCCCGCTCGCCGCCGCCGGCGTCGACGCCTTCCACGCCTCCACCCGCCGCTACTGGCTCCCGGAGTTCGACGGTTCGGACCTCAACCTCGCGGGCTGGACGAAGAAGCTCACCGGCAAGCCCACCATCACGGTCGGCTCGGTGGGCCTGGACGGCGACTTCGTCAAGGGCTTCGCGGGCGAGGGCGCCCCGGTCAAGGGGATCGACGACCTCCTCGACCGGCTGGAGCGCGACGAGTTCGACATGGTGGCCGTGGGGCGTGCGCTGCTCCAGGACCCGGAGTGGGCGGCCAAGGTGCTCGACGGACGCCTCGACGAGCTGAAGCCCTTCGACGCCGCCGCGCTGCGCACCCTCAGCTGA
- a CDS encoding helix-turn-helix domain-containing protein, with protein sequence MPGPKDLDPSSSPRALLGAELRHAREQQGLSQTELGEPLFVSGSFIGQLEAGTRRMQLEYAVHIDEILGTGGFFVRNCQALAKSKYPDHFAEAAEAEAIAVTIKEYAQMLIPGLLQTKGYAAAVFRAYKPTAPATEIGESVAARLERAHVLDDPTTPLLWAILDEAVLHRMVGGGPVMAEALRHVAELIRKHRIIVQVLPFGSGAHASMTGALKLMEFEDAPPLSFVEGPDMGRLLDDPATVARHTLTFNLLQATALSPQDSLALLESVAQDYEHGQPQP encoded by the coding sequence ATGCCAGGACCGAAGGACCTCGATCCGTCATCGTCCCCGCGAGCGTTACTGGGCGCGGAATTGCGGCACGCACGCGAGCAGCAGGGCCTCAGCCAGACCGAACTGGGCGAGCCGCTCTTCGTCAGCGGTTCGTTCATCGGCCAGTTGGAGGCCGGGACAAGGCGCATGCAGCTCGAATACGCCGTCCACATAGACGAGATCCTGGGCACGGGCGGCTTCTTCGTCCGCAACTGCCAGGCGCTGGCCAAGTCGAAGTACCCGGACCATTTCGCGGAGGCGGCGGAGGCGGAGGCGATCGCCGTAACGATCAAGGAGTACGCGCAGATGCTGATCCCAGGGCTTCTGCAGACGAAGGGATACGCCGCTGCGGTGTTCCGCGCGTACAAGCCGACCGCTCCCGCCACCGAGATCGGCGAATCGGTGGCTGCCCGCCTCGAACGGGCGCATGTCCTCGACGACCCAACAACGCCGTTGTTGTGGGCGATCCTCGATGAAGCGGTGCTCCACCGGATGGTGGGCGGAGGGCCAGTGATGGCGGAGGCACTCCGTCACGTGGCGGAGCTGATCCGCAAGCATCGGATCATCGTTCAGGTACTGCCGTTCGGTTCCGGTGCACACGCGTCGATGACCGGCGCCCTGAAACTCATGGAGTTCGAGGACGCTCCCCCGCTCTCTTTCGTCGAGGGCCCGGACATGGGAAGGCTGCTGGACGATCCGGCCACCGTCGCCCGCCACACCCTGACGTTCAACCTGCTCCAGGCAACGGCGCTTTCCCCGCAGGATTCACTGGCTCTGCTGGAGTCGGTGGCGCAGGATTACGAGCATGGACAACCGCAGCCGTGA
- a CDS encoding DUF397 domain-containing protein, with translation MDNRSREYDLSTATWHKSSYSGGEGGNCLEVAPGHPTLVPVRDSKTPLGPKLAFRAEAWAAFVENLKDN, from the coding sequence ATGGACAACCGCAGCCGTGAGTACGACCTGAGCACCGCCACCTGGCACAAGTCCAGCTACAGCGGCGGAGAGGGCGGCAACTGCCTGGAGGTCGCCCCCGGCCACCCCACCCTCGTCCCCGTCCGGGACTCCAAAACCCCCCTCGGCCCGAAGCTCGCGTTCCGGGCCGAAGCATGGGCCGCGTTCGTGGAGAACCTCAAGGACAACTGA